In Papaver somniferum cultivar HN1 unplaced genomic scaffold, ASM357369v1 unplaced-scaffold_135, whole genome shotgun sequence, one DNA window encodes the following:
- the LOC113333992 gene encoding putative leucine-rich repeat-containing protein DDB_G0290503 isoform X1, whose product MKILRNSMVVENGGIDGNEHEIEVTESTPDLGVSSEDVDSAAEEGTNGFATNHSINAGDAETQPPATKLDHQESLKEDMFVDASDELDLDNNRKNIDVEQERPVVSINETQDESHHIMVEAEEEKVGTEESGSSPVEDGGQTRVFEVSQLRAMLNKTVAEKDTMAHEYKVERNGFIRELFTLRQKLEVITSQHSPVETGEGQAENHHQEEKVEGVKGSSDELISPLQRMISDCSRLTMRLESVLDEKLQSGDVVKQLETVIFQKDREIEDLNAKVNDLSVSKSAVESHMEALQQTLKESSEVHNESNLHAEVVLKRLLVSVSAIVKQEDLLDDSASDKLSLVERGISLMIENYNQFLVEIDGLKQCLTEVRSDFNVPEEKDFGFVFGVACEELFSCKRKEVDFVAKLNQLEAANNKLMKELDKEKETLEVVKEEAIRTKGELEQEKVRSANTKEKLGMAVTKGKALVQQRDSLKHSIAEKTNELQECLQKLQEKSDSLEAAAEESVRSQILAVSLQESLAEKMNELQECLHRLQEKSNSLEAAEGTSEELVRSQNLTATLQELLSTKEAILKEIEDILPEGMLAEHQSTNILERVRWLVDHKNKLDDISFEFHKVKDVLSAANLPETVLSSNLDSQINWLKESFSQAKVDITKLEGEVASAWVSVGLHESELAEARNEIDLLSVSLSAEKEEKGTLQMALYDLSRKYEAVSENEHRVSSEKDGLIRKFLEASEMQNPEDSDQADIAMLVEKCIKKIKEQNSTTSEVSLFGTEQFERMQSLLYIQNQKLMLCENILEEEMVEKSKLMNLASELERVSRESDALKDENKSLQNNLERAEDKTALVREKLSMAVKKGKGMVQERENLKRSIDERNIEIENLKQKLEQQESVVSECRDQINKLSRDLESMSNLESDLVAMKEQRDQFQQSLQESNNTLQIIVKSIDIAVTVDATFEDSVEKVKWLLQCYHDFQAAKSRAEQELVTINQENISMSSKLEEADATIKSLENELSKCSEDLSLLTQAKQDIEVSKAYVEELEKSKEEAGLKATKFTEVLATIKSLEEAESSAERRISVLVEEKAAAENELEKAKSGVDSQASELAEANRSIKSLEEAVSSAERRISILVEEKAAAENELEKAKAGVDSQAGELAEANRTIKSLEDALSRVEKHASVLSEERNDSQVARDLLEKELEEAKTEASVQASKVSDAYTTIKSLEDALANAENDIAVLVNEKRNTEQEIATLNAKLSSSVEELAGTRGASEGQSVELLEHLNDLEMLMKDSTLLFLLTQGFKKKLESLRDMHLLLEGIRDRFVEEGSGLLPAQAGTEKDHHLENLSPTDLEDFHNDTMHNSEGSAADSKNISSYFKDIIEGFNMKNKLIKDSFVGFSGSMDDYVAVLTEALQQTMDGVVATLETMESLKQQVKNVEIHNHEQESVIDKLQNYVTMMLSACKDIVDELRFEDENLNSSLFSGERKAGGDAVEEQRALLGTEGVKVLVNVLSAIKKFQSQNKQLESLNSACEVTIKDLQTELEGTKLNLESVTQERDLHQSRASKLETALEELKSSCNSMNLKLDECLAMEDVLREKEAELSSLHVSLASKSQEEEGRLLSEGQIQTLLEKINGIEIPFRVSELKNTESFAEDPVQKLFYVVDTVAQMQHQLELSAHDKEELQSRLSESVQEIEHLKKEAGDIISINQELEHSKSDLAKLAFDLEKIIQKFGGDELIKEQKSVAVRNLFPVLEKLIKDLILESENSKARAQELGVELHGNKKFMDELSAKVALLEVPVRKGLPPSDAVQDRSILEGPSLASGSEISEIETIGPAGRNSTSPAASSSAAHVRSMRKGSSDHLALTIDSESDRLLNVPETDDDKGHVFKSLNTSGLVPKQGKLLADRIDGIWVSGGRILMSRPRARIGVVAYCLLLHIWLLANIL is encoded by the exons atgaagattttgaggaactCCATGGTAGTTGAAAATGGGGGAATTGACGGAaatgaacatgaaattgaagttaCTGAGTCAACTCCAGATCTAGGGGTTTCATCTGAAGATGTTGATTCGGCAGCTGAGGAAGGAACAAATGGTTTTGCTACTAACCACAGTATTAATGCTGGAGACGCTGAAACGCAACCACCAGCTACCAAATTAGATCATCAG GAGAGTCTGAAGGAAGATATGTTTGTTGATGCCTCAGATGAGTTGGATTTGGATAATAACAGGAAGAATATTGATGTTGAACAAGAACGACCTGTTGTCTCCATCAATGAAACCCAGGACGAGAGTCATCACATCATGGTGGAAGCAGAAGAGGAGAAAGTTGGTACAGAGGAATCTGGTTCTTCGCCGGTGGAGGATGGTGGACAAACTCGTGTATTTGAGGTTTCACAACTTCGGGCAATGTTGAATAAAACTGTTGCTGAGAAAGACACAATGGCGCATGAGTATAAG GTCGAAAGAAATGGCTTCATAAGAGAACTTTTTACACTTCGTCAGAAGCTTGAGGTTATCACTAGTCAGCATTCGCCAGTTGAGACTGGTGAAGGGCAAGCTGAGAATCATCATCAGGAAGAAAAAGTGGAGGGGGTAAAAGGTAGTAGCGATGAGTTGATTTCTCCACTGCAGAGAATGATCAGTGACTGTTCCAGATTAACCATGCGTCTTGAAAGTGTTTTAGATGAAAAGTTGCAGTCTGGGGATGTGGTAAAACAACTCGAAACTGTTATTTTCCAGAAGGATCGAGAGATTGAGGATCTTAATGCGAAAGTCAATGACCTTTCGGTTTCCAAAAGTGCTGTTGAATCTCACATGGAAGCACTTCAACAGACGTTGAAAGAATCATCTGAAGTCCATAATGAATCAAACCTACATGCAGAGGTTGTATTGAAGAGGTTATTAGTTTCTGTTAGTGCAATAGTCAAGCAAGAGGACTTGTTGGATGATTCTGCTAGTGACAAGTTATCTCTTGTTGAAAGGGGAATCTCtttaatgattgagaactataaTCAGTTTCTTGTTGAAATTGATGGTCTCAAACAATGTTTGACTGAGGTTAGGTCGGATTTCAATGTACCGGAGGAAAAGGATTTTGGGTTTGTTTTTGGTGTTGCCTGTGAAGAGCTTTTTTCCTGCAAAAGAAAGGAGGTTGATTTTGTTGCAAAGTTAAATCAACTAGAAGCTGCAAATAACAAACTGATGAAGGAACTAGACAAGGAGAAAGAGACGTTAGAAGTGGTGAAGGAAGAAGCCATCAGAACCAAAGGGGAACTGGAGCAGGAAAAGGTTAGGTCtgctaatacaaaagaaaagcttGGCATGGCCGTCACAAAAGGTAAGGCACTGGTTCAGCAGAGGGATTCACTGAAGCACTCAATTGCTGAAAAGACAAATGAACTTCAGGAATGTTTGCAGAAATTACAAGAGAAATCTGATTCCCTTGAGGCTGCTGCCGAGGAGTCGGTCAGAAGCCAAATTTTGGCAGTCTCACTTCAGGAATCATTGGCTGAGAAGATGAATGAGCTTCAGGAGTGTTTGCACAGATTACAAGAGAAATCAAATTCCCTAGAAGCTGCTGAAGGTACTTCCGAGGAGTTGGTGAGAAGCCAAAATCTGACAGCTACACTCCAGGAATTACTCTCCACGAAGGAAGCTATTCTCAAGGAAATTGAAGACATCTTGCCTGAGGGTATGCTTGCTGAACATCAGTCCACGAATATACTAGAAAGAGTCAGATGGCTTGTGGATCATAAGAATAAATTGGATGATATCTCTTTTGAATTTCACAAAGTGAAAGATGTTTTATCTGCAGCTAACCTGCCAGAAACAGTTCTCTCTTCCAACTTGGATTCGCAGATAAACTGGCTCAAGGAGTCATTTTCACAAGCTAAAGTTGACATAACAAAGTTGGAAGGTGAAGTTGCTAGTGCTTGGGTGTCTGTTGGCTTACATGAATCGGAGTTGGCTGAAGCACGTAATGAGATTGACCTACTGAGTGTGTCTCTTTCTGCAGAGAAAGAGGAGAAGGGTACTCTTCAAATGGCATTGTATGACCTATCTCGCAAATATGAAGCAGTTTCTGAAAATGAGCACCGGGTTTCATCTGAAAAGGATGGACTAATAAGAAAGTTTCTAGAGGCTTCTGAGATGCAAAACCCGGAGGACTCTGATCAAGCTGACATTGCTATGCTTGTAGAGAAGTGCATTAAGAAGATCAAGGAGCAAAACAGTACCACTTCGGAGGTTTCTCTTTTTGGCACAGAACAGTTTGAGAGAATGCAGAGTTTACTGTATATACAGAATCAGAAACTGATGCTATGTGAGAACATATTAGAAGAAGAGATGGTGGAGAAATCGAAACTGATGAACTTGGCAAGCGAGTTAGAAAGAGTGTCTCGAGAAAGTGATGCACTAAAGGATGAAAATAAGTCCCTGCAAAACAATCTCGAGCGAGCTGAGGATAAAACTGCTTTGGTTAGGGAAAAGCTATCAATGGCTGTGAAGAAAGGCAAGGGTATGGTCCAAGAAAGGGAAAACCTGAAACGTTCTATAGATGAGAGGAATATCGAAATTGAAAACCTCAAGCAAAAGTTGGAGCAGCAAGAGTCTGTTGTTTCTGAGTGCAGAGATCAAATTAATAAACTTTCACGTGATTTGGAAAGCATGTCTAATTTAGAATCTGATTTGGTGGCCATGAAAGAGCAGAGAGATCAATTCCAGCAGTCCTTACAAGAGAGCAATAATACTTTGCAGATAATAGTTAAGTCAATTGATATTGCCGTTACTGTTGATGCAACTTTCGAGGATTCTGTGGAAAAGGTGAAATGGCTTTTGCAGTGTTATCATGATTTTCAAGCTGCCAAGTCTCGTGCGGAACAAGAGTTAGTAACAATAAACCAGGAAAACATTTCAATGTCCAGCAAATTGGAAGAGGCAGATGCAACTATTAAATCACTGGAAAATGAATTATCGAAGTGTAGTGAAGATCTCTCTCTTCTGACACAAGCAAAGCAAGACATCGAAGTCAGCAAGGCCTATGTTGAGGAGTtagaaaaatcaaaagaagaggcTGGACTTAAAGCTACAAAATTCACAGAGGTTCTTGCCACTATAAAGTCACTTGAAGAAGCAGAATCATCTGCCGAAAGAAGAATTTCTGTTCTTGTTGAGGAGAAGGCTGCTGCAGAAAACGAGCTAGAGAAGGCAAAATCAGGAGTAGATTCTCAAGCTAGTGAGTTAGCAGAGGCGAACCGAAGTATAAAATCACTTGAAGAAGCAGTATCATCTGCCGAGAGAAGAATTTCTATTCTTGTTGAGGAGAAGGCTGCTGCAGAAAACGAGCTAGAGAAGGCAAAAGCAGGAGTAGATTCTCAAGCTGGTGAGTTAGCAGAGGCGAATCGAACTATAAAATCACTTGAAGATGCTCTATCTCGGGTGGAAAAGCATGCTTCCGTGCTTTCTGAAGAACGGAACGATTCCCAAGTTGCTAGAGATCTCTTGGAGAAGGAGCTAGAGGAAGCAAAAACTGAAGCCAGCGTTCAAGCTAGCAAGGTATCAGATGCATACACAACAATAAAATCTCTGGAAGATGCATTAGCAAATGCAGAGAATGACATTGCGGTGCTTGTCAATGAAAAGAGAAATACTGAACAGGAAATAGCAACACTTAATGCAAAGTTAAGTTCATCCGTGGAAGAATTGGCTGGAACTCGTGGAGCCTCCGAAGGGCAGTCTGTGGAGCTACTGGAGCACCTCAATGATCTAGAAATGTTAATGAAAGATAGCACGCTGCTCTTTTTATTAACACAAGGCTTTAAGAAAAAACTTGAGAGCCTAAGAGACATGCACCTCCTTCTAGAAGGAATACGAGATCGGTTCGTTGAGGAAGGCTCGGGACTATTGCCTGCTCAAGCTGGCACAGAG AAGGATCATCACCTGGAAAATCTTTCTCCAACAGACCTTGAAGACTTTCATAACGATACAATGCACAACAGTGAGGGTAGTGCTGCGGACTCTAAGAATATCTCCTCATATTTCAAAGATATCATAGAAGGTTTCAATATGAAGAATAAATTGATCAAAGATAGTTTTGTAGGGTTTTCTGGTTCTATGGATGACTATGTTGCAGTCCTCACCGAAGCATTGCAGCAAACAATGGATGGAGTTGTTGCAACGCTTGAGACTATGGAATCTTTGAAGCAGCAGGTGAAAAACGTGGAAATTCATAACCATGAGCAAGAGAGCGTGATAGATAAATTGCAGAATTATGTGACTATGATGCTTTCTGCATGCAAGGATATTGTTGATGAGCTGagatttgaagatgaaaattTGAACTCTAGCTTGTTCTCAGGTGAAAGGAAAGCTGGTGGTGATGCAGTGGAAGAGCAACGGGCCTTACTTGGCACTGAAGGTGTTAAAGTGTTAGTGAATGTTCTAAGTGCTATTAAAAAATTTCAAAGTCAAAATAAACAGTTGGAGAGCTTAAATAGTGCATGTGAGGTTACCATTAAAGATTTACAGACTGAATTGGAAGGGACCAAATTAAACCTTGAAAGTGTCACGCAAGAAAGGGATCTTCATCAAAGCAGAGCATCTAAGTTGGAGACTGCTTTAGAAGAGTTGAAGAGTTCCTGCAACTCGATGAATCTTAAACTGGATGAATGTCTTGCCATGGAAGATGTATTGAGGGAAAAAGAAGCAGAACTATCGTCCTTGCACGTTTCTTTAGCAAGTAAAAGTCAAG AAGAAGAAGGCCGCCTTCTTTCAGAAGGCCAAATTCAAACCCTTCTAGAGAAGATAAATGGAATTGAGATCCCTTTTAGGGTGTCAGAATTGAAGAACACGGAATCTTTTGCGGAAGATCCTGTTCAGAAGCTCTTTTACGTTGTGGATACAGTTGCACAGATGCAACATCAGCTTGAATTATCTGCTCATGACAAGGAAGAACTGCAATCTAGACTTTCAGAAAGTGTTCAGGAAATTGAGCATCTGAAAAAGGAAGCTGGAGATATTATTAGCATTAACCAAGAGCTAGAACATTCAAAGAGTGACTTAGCTAAGTTAGCCTTTGATTTGGAGAAAATAATTCAGAAATTTGGAGGGGATGAGTTAATTAAAGAACAAAAATCTGTTGCCGTAAGAAATCTATTTCCTGTTTTAGAAAAGCTGATCAAAGATCTAATCCTAGAATCTGAAAATTCAAAGGCTAGAGCCCAGGAACTGGGTGTCGAATTGCATGGGAACAAAAAGTTTATGGATGAGCTGTCAGCGAAAGTTGCATTACTTGAAGTTCCAGTTCGTAAGGGTCTGCCTCCATCAGATGCTGTCCAGGATAGGAGCATACTTGAAGGGCCTTCATTGGCATCTGGTTCAGAGATATCTGAAATTGAAACCATT GGTCCAGCTGGAAGGAACTCCACATCCCCCGCTGCTTCTTCTTCTGCGGCTCATGTGAGGTCCATGAGGAAGGGATCAAGTGACCATCTTGCTCTAACTATTGATTCCGAATCCGATCGGCTACTCAACGTCCCTGAAACTGACGATGATAAAG GTCATGTGTTCAAATCACTAAATACATCTGGCCTCGTCCCCAAACAAGGAAAGCTTTTAGCTGATCGGATCGACGGGATCTG GGTATCTGGGGGTCGAATTTTGATGAGTCGTCCCAGAGCAAGAATAGGTGTCGTAGCTTACTGTCTGTTGTTGCATATTTGGTTGTTAGCCAACATTTTGTGA